A region of the bacterium genome:
ATGGTCCTGATCGGCAAATGGGCGCAGCGCAAGGTGAAAAACGCCAAGGATTTTTATCAGGGGGGCCGCAGCTTTGGCAAAGTGCTCACCACGTTCATGAATTTCGGCAACATCACCAGCGCGGACCAGGCTACCGGCGTGACCCGCGAGATTTATCGTCAGGGATTATCCGGCCTGTTGTTTCAAAACCTGGTGTTGCTGATCACGCCGTTTTACTGGTTCTCCGCGGTGCTGCAAAAGCGGACGCGTTATCTGGGTCCTGGCGATATCTACCTCCACCGTTTTGAGAGCCGGTTTCTCGCCGGATTGTACGCCGTTTATATTCTATTGATCGCGATCTACGGCGGCGCCATGGGGTATCTGCTCACCGGCAAAACCATGCAGGCGCTGATGGTCAAACCAGCCGCAGAATATACCATAGTGGAACAGCGATCGGTGGCGGATTTCAACCGGCTGCAAAGCCTGACTCAGAAACGCACCACCACTCCATTGACGATAGAAGAGAAAAACGAGCTGTCGCTTTTGACGGAGAAGCAGAAACGCGGCGAATTGCACGCCTACCA
Encoded here:
- a CDS encoding sodium:solute symporter family protein — encoded protein: MSFLGLHLLDWIVIIFYFALMVLIGKWAQRKVKNAKDFYQGGRSFGKVLTTFMNFGNITSADQATGVTREIYRQGLSGLLFQNLVLLITPFYWFSAVLQKRTRYLGPGDIYLHRFESRFLAGLYAVYILLIAIYGGAMGYLLTGKTMQALMVKPAAEYTIVEQRSVADFNRLQSLTQKRTTTPLTIEEKNELSLLTEKQKRGELHAY